From Hydractinia symbiolongicarpus strain clone_291-10 chromosome 12, HSymV2.1, whole genome shotgun sequence, one genomic window encodes:
- the LOC130622451 gene encoding protein hedgehog-like, with amino-acid sequence MVYSTIVRQTVFLLTCTQVVLTCGPGRGVDKKFDNKYNVLERQPDVNEQSILASGPFLKALKPDDPLLESVYHTDIIFHNDLYKSPNRKAIKPCRLSLVKLANSLPRYFDKKYRLKVKEGYMAVPRKGKSEHNLHLEGRAFNIDLVSTGNADVLDKDVKIKNYRKLAGLAYYKAGFKFVHIREHHIHVSCRRNLDSPGNRESSHRCFPAKSYVRTHRDHIIPMKSVKVGDQLLTMGDNGRVKYSEVSMIMHRQHDVVVENYVKIETSNGHQIVLSPRHMVFTLEDGAIFAKDVHTNHTLNTYDDTKGRFVLSHVSKISLTTDLGAYAPLTMEGTVVVNDIYASCYAVFPSHSISHAAFYTWRKIYEYIKPLFIYVSSTTNLFGTESEEYHWYPHMLKSIVNKMYIVPYKM; translated from the exons ATGGTTTATTCCACTATTGTACGACAGACTGTATTCTTACTCACTTGTACACAAGTAGTTTTAACATGTGGACCGGGTCGCGGTGTTGATAAAAAATTCGACAATAAATACAACGTTTTGGAACGTCAACCTGATGTCAACGAACAAAGTATATTGGCAAGTGGACCGTTCTTAAAAGCTTTAAAACCTGATGATCCTTTGTTGGAATCCGTCTACCATACAGATATCATATTTCATAATGACTTATATAAATCCCCGAACAGAAAAGCCATTAAG CCGTGTCGGTTGTCCTTGGTAAAGTTGGCAAATAGTCTGCCGCGATATTTTGATAAGAAGTATCGACTCAAAGTCAAAGAAGGTTACATGGCAGTACCTCGTAAAGGGAAATCAGAGCATAACCTTCACTTAGAAGGAAGAGCCTTTAACATCGATCTTGTCTCGACTGGAAATGCTGACGTACTAGATAAAGACGTCAAAATCAAAAACTATCGAAAACTTGCTGGTTTGGCTTACTACAAAGCGGGTTTCAAGTTTGTTCACATCAGAGAGCATCACATTCATGTGTCATGTAGAAGGAATCTTGATTCTCCAG GCAATCGCGAGAGCAGTCACCGATGCTTCCCAGCAAAAAGTTACGTCCGCACGCATCGTGATCATATCATACCGATGAAGAGTGTCAAAGTCGGTGATCAGCTGCTTACTATGGGTGATAACGGACGTGTCAAATACAGTGAAGTTAGTATGATTATGCATCGTCAACATGACGTGGTTGTAGAAAATTATGTCAAGATTGAAACAAGTAACGGCCACCAAATAGTGCTAAGTCCCCGCCATATGGTTTTTACATTGGAAGACGGAGCAATTTTTGCGAAAGACGTGCATACCAATCATACTTTAAATACATACGATGATACAAAAGGACGCTTTGTTTTGTCGCATGTTAGTAAAATATCGCTCACAACGGACTTGGGCGCATACGCCCCATTAACAATGGAAGGAACAGTAGTTGTGAATGATATATACGCCTCCTGTTACGCTGTTTTTCCGAGTCATTCAATATCCCACGCTGCTTTTTACACGTGGCGTAAAATTTACGAATATATAAAaccattatttatttatgtgaGTTCAACCACGAATTTATTTGGTACCGAGAGTGAAGAATATCATTGGTACCCACATATGTTAAAATCAATTGTTAATAAAATGTACATAGTTCCCTATAAAATGTAA